From Flavobacterium sp. 102, a single genomic window includes:
- a CDS encoding sulfite exporter TauE/SafE family protein — MLEILGYIGALFIGIVLGITGGGGSILTVPILVYLLNLNFVMASAYSLFIVGTTSAFGSIQNFKKGSIAVKTAFQFAIPSVLGVYLARKFVVPSIPDTLLYLGSLQLNKDTFLMLIFAVVMLLAAISMLKESKVIIKAEPQNKYWLIFQLFLVGLLIGLIGAGGGFLIIPALMKLAKLPIRKAIGTSLLIITINSLIGFLGDVQTTIIDWKFLLSFTALSVIGIFIGLFIQKYINEKRLKKIFGFFVLTMAVFIIYKEIFS, encoded by the coding sequence ATGCTTGAAATTTTAGGATATATAGGTGCTTTATTTATAGGCATCGTTTTAGGAATTACCGGTGGTGGCGGTTCCATTTTAACTGTACCGATATTGGTTTACTTGCTGAATCTGAATTTTGTAATGGCTAGTGCTTATTCTCTATTTATCGTTGGAACTACTTCAGCCTTCGGAAGTATTCAAAATTTTAAAAAAGGTTCGATAGCCGTAAAAACTGCTTTTCAATTTGCTATTCCTTCCGTACTTGGTGTTTATTTGGCTCGAAAATTTGTTGTTCCAAGTATTCCTGATACGCTATTATATTTAGGTTCCTTACAGTTAAACAAAGACACTTTTTTAATGTTGATTTTTGCCGTTGTCATGTTGTTAGCGGCCATTTCGATGCTGAAAGAAAGTAAAGTCATCATAAAAGCGGAACCACAAAACAAATACTGGTTGATTTTCCAATTGTTTTTAGTGGGATTATTGATAGGGTTAATTGGCGCCGGCGGTGGTTTTTTAATCATTCCTGCCTTGATGAAACTAGCCAAATTGCCAATCCGAAAAGCCATTGGCACCTCGCTTTTAATTATCACTATCAATTCCCTAATTGGCTTCCTTGGCGATGTTCAAACTACAATCATTGATTGGAAATTTCTGTTGTCATTTACTGCTTTATCAGTTATTGGTATTTTTATCGGTCTTTTTATTCAAAAATACATCAACGAAAAAAGACTCAAGAAAATTTTTGGGTTCTTTGTTTTGACCATGGCTGTATTCATTATTTACAAAGAGATATTTTCATAA
- a CDS encoding rhodanese-like domain-containing protein produces the protein MKIEQIYTGCIAQAAYYLESNGEAAIFDPLREVQPYLDKAAKDNAKIKYIFETHFHADFVSGHIDLAQKSGGQIVYGPTAAPEFEAIIAEDNQEFKVGNYTIKAIHTPGHTLESTCYLLTDENGKQHGIITGDTLFIGDVGRPDLAQALTEELTQEKLASYLFDSLRNKIMPLSDELIVYPSHGAGSACGKNMSKETTDTLGNQKRTNYALRADMTKEEFTKELLDGLGLPPAYFPQNVMMNIKGYESLDSVIEKSNIGLSPKEFEAVANQGDVIVLDVRHENDFVKAHIPNSIFIGIQGNFAPWVGSLLRDVNQKLLLVIPQGREEETITRLSRVGFDHVLGYLNGGIEAWSNAGFETDSIKSISPEEFSSQLTTNSIVVDARKPGEYEAEHVENAVNIPLDTVNENFQSVPKGDNFFLHCAGGYRSVIMASILKSRGIHNLINVEKGMNGIKQTAVNCTQFVCPSTKK, from the coding sequence ATGAAAATCGAACAAATATATACCGGATGCATTGCTCAAGCAGCGTATTATCTTGAAAGCAATGGTGAAGCGGCCATTTTTGATCCGCTCCGCGAAGTACAACCTTACCTCGACAAAGCCGCTAAAGACAATGCTAAAATCAAATACATTTTTGAAACCCATTTCCACGCGGATTTTGTTTCGGGACACATAGATTTAGCGCAAAAAAGTGGTGGCCAAATTGTTTATGGTCCAACGGCTGCTCCTGAATTTGAAGCCATAATTGCAGAAGACAATCAGGAATTTAAAGTAGGTAATTATACCATTAAAGCCATTCACACTCCGGGTCATACTTTAGAAAGTACTTGTTACCTTTTGACCGATGAAAACGGAAAGCAACACGGTATCATTACCGGTGATACTTTATTTATTGGTGATGTAGGCCGACCTGATTTAGCACAAGCCTTAACAGAAGAATTGACTCAGGAAAAACTGGCATCTTATCTGTTTGATTCGTTGCGAAACAAAATTATGCCTTTAAGCGATGAATTGATTGTGTATCCGAGTCATGGTGCCGGAAGTGCTTGTGGCAAAAACATGAGCAAAGAAACAACGGATACTTTGGGCAACCAAAAACGAACCAATTACGCCTTAAGAGCTGATATGACTAAGGAAGAATTTACCAAAGAACTATTAGACGGTTTAGGACTTCCACCGGCTTATTTTCCTCAAAACGTGATGATGAATATCAAAGGTTACGAGAGTTTAGATTCAGTTATTGAAAAAAGTAATATTGGACTTTCGCCAAAGGAATTTGAAGCCGTTGCCAACCAAGGCGATGTAATCGTTTTAGATGTTCGCCACGAAAATGATTTTGTAAAAGCCCATATTCCCAACTCGATTTTTATAGGTATACAAGGTAATTTTGCACCTTGGGTTGGCTCTTTACTAAGAGATGTCAATCAAAAATTGTTATTGGTTATTCCACAAGGAAGAGAAGAAGAAACTATTACTCGATTATCACGTGTTGGTTTTGACCATGTTTTAGGTTATTTAAACGGTGGTATTGAAGCTTGGAGTAATGCCGGTTTTGAAACAGATAGTATTAAATCAATTTCTCCTGAAGAATTTTCCAGTCAATTAACCACAAACAGCATAGTGGTTGATGCCAGAAAACCGGGGGAATACGAAGCCGAGCATGTTGAAAATGCTGTAAATATTCCATTAGATACCGTTAATGAAAACTTCCAAAGCGTTCCTAAAGGAGATAACTTCTTTTTGCATTGCGCCGGTGGTTATCGTTCTGTTATTATGGCTTCTATCTTAAAATCAAGAGGAATTCACAATCTGATTAATGTGGAAAAAGGCATGAATGGCATTAAGCAAACTGCTGTTAATTGCACCCAATTTGTTTGTCCGTCCACCAAAAAATAA
- a CDS encoding DUF4369 domain-containing protein, with the protein MKKIILLVAIAFVTFACNNLAEGEYIITGNIKGMKTGLIFLEKQSPMGMGYMAIDTVKIEDGKFEIKGKTTEPEIHFIQIDKVNGKIPLILEGGEIAVEVDKDSLFKSKLTGTYSNEEFTKFNEGSNKLQKGMQKKMKAFETKNKALIEVVEKTKDTAIANKLRAEYEPLQKEAQKSMEDFTFEYPKSHPKSFISVLIVQMMMNNPKYTPKEIEDIYNSLDESLKKTKPGKSIKENIDALKKKPAISQP; encoded by the coding sequence ATGAAAAAAATAATTCTTTTAGTAGCCATAGCCTTTGTTACATTCGCTTGCAATAATTTGGCAGAAGGTGAATACATCATCACAGGAAATATAAAAGGCATGAAAACGGGTCTTATATTCTTAGAGAAACAAAGTCCAATGGGAATGGGATACATGGCTATTGATACTGTAAAAATTGAAGACGGAAAGTTTGAAATCAAAGGAAAAACCACAGAGCCTGAAATTCATTTTATTCAAATAGATAAAGTAAACGGTAAAATTCCTTTAATATTAGAAGGTGGCGAAATTGCAGTAGAAGTTGACAAAGACAGTCTTTTCAAGTCTAAATTAACCGGAACTTACAGCAATGAAGAGTTTACCAAATTTAATGAAGGATCAAACAAGCTTCAAAAAGGAATGCAAAAGAAAATGAAAGCGTTTGAAACCAAAAATAAAGCCCTTATTGAAGTAGTTGAAAAAACCAAAGATACAGCGATTGCCAACAAACTTAGAGCTGAATACGAACCTCTCCAAAAAGAGGCTCAAAAAAGCATGGAAGACTTCACTTTTGAGTATCCAAAATCACATCCAAAATCATTTATTAGTGTTTTGATTGTACAAATGATGATGAACAATCCAAAATATACTCCTAAAGAAATTGAAGACATTTACAATTCATTGGATGAATCTTTGAAAAAAACTAAACCGGGTAAAAGCATCAAAGAAAACATTGATGCCTTAAAAAAAAAGCCAGCGATAAGTCAACCGTAA
- a CDS encoding peroxiredoxin, with the protein MAPDFKAPNPEGKLVSLKESLGKVTLIDFWASWCQPCRVANPKLVALYNEFHGKGFNIISVSLDTDASKWKNAITKDKLTWTQVSNLKEMEDPIAVQYGIELIPTTFLLDSSGRIVGIDLPHEEMKAKIKALLELK; encoded by the coding sequence ATTGCACCTGACTTTAAAGCACCAAATCCTGAAGGGAAATTGGTTTCTTTAAAAGAGAGTTTAGGCAAAGTAACCTTAATTGATTTTTGGGCTTCATGGTGTCAGCCGTGTCGAGTAGCCAATCCGAAATTAGTGGCTTTGTATAATGAGTTTCACGGCAAAGGGTTTAATATCATTAGCGTTTCTTTAGATACTGATGCTTCCAAATGGAAAAACGCTATCACTAAAGACAAACTGACTTGGACACAGGTTTCAAATTTAAAAGAAATGGAAGATCCTATTGCAGTGCAATACGGCATTGAGTTAATTCCAACTACTTTTTTATTAGATTCCTCAGGAAGGATTGTTGGAATTGATTTGCCTCATGAGGAAATGAAAGCCAAAATCAAAGCGCTTTTAGAGCTAAAATAA
- a CDS encoding site-specific integrase, protein MKAKITLHFYTRSKNANTTGKLPIYVRLTVNGERLEFSSKKFIDKTKWSPELAKMKGSTEEARSINSYLDMMRSKVLSTEMDLMHKEEEISIENFQAILLGTNRTDRMLIPIFQDHNNKMKALLGKKYAHGTLQRFQVTLNHIENFLSWKYKVSDIRIDKIDHAMIMELEFYLRSVKNCANNTAVKYIRNFRKIINICLNNDWLDKDPFSKYDGKVYEIDKEFLTEEEIQKIYAKRFVNSRLEQVRDIFIFCCFTGLAYIDVQQLKKDHLGIGIDGQKWIFKNRQKTDVRSKIPLLPIAEELVQKYAEHPKCINEDRILPVLSNQKMNSYLKEIGDVCGIQKEITFHMARHSFATSITLTNGVPIESVSKMLGHKSLRTTQHYAKVLDKRVSDDMANLKQKFISQPFAKSS, encoded by the coding sequence ATGAAAGCAAAAATCACATTACACTTCTACACCAGAAGTAAAAATGCCAACACTACTGGCAAACTTCCTATCTATGTTCGATTAACCGTAAACGGAGAACGCCTTGAATTCAGTTCTAAAAAATTCATTGATAAAACCAAATGGTCTCCAGAACTAGCAAAAATGAAAGGTAGTACCGAGGAAGCTCGTTCAATAAATAGCTATCTTGATATGATGAGATCTAAAGTACTGAGTACCGAAATGGATTTAATGCACAAAGAAGAAGAAATCTCTATCGAAAATTTTCAGGCAATTTTACTGGGAACAAATAGAACTGACAGAATGCTTATTCCAATATTCCAGGATCATAACAATAAGATGAAAGCACTGTTAGGTAAAAAGTATGCTCATGGCACACTCCAACGCTTTCAAGTAACTTTGAATCACATAGAAAATTTCCTTTCTTGGAAATATAAAGTCTCAGATATTAGGATTGACAAAATAGACCATGCCATGATAATGGAACTTGAATTTTATCTAAGAAGCGTTAAGAACTGCGCTAATAATACCGCTGTCAAATACATCCGAAACTTTAGAAAAATAATCAACATTTGCCTCAATAATGATTGGTTAGACAAAGACCCATTCAGCAAGTATGATGGTAAAGTTTATGAAATCGACAAAGAGTTTTTAACCGAAGAAGAAATTCAAAAAATCTATGCAAAGCGTTTTGTAAACTCACGTTTGGAACAAGTTAGAGATATTTTCATATTCTGTTGCTTCACCGGATTAGCATATATTGATGTGCAGCAATTAAAAAAAGACCACCTTGGGATTGGCATAGATGGTCAAAAATGGATATTTAAGAATCGTCAAAAAACTGATGTTCGCTCAAAAATTCCTTTACTACCTATTGCCGAAGAGTTAGTTCAAAAATATGCCGAACACCCGAAATGCATAAATGAAGATCGAATTCTACCTGTTTTAAGTAATCAGAAAATGAATAGCTACCTTAAAGAAATCGGGGATGTTTGCGGCATCCAAAAAGAGATAACATTTCACATGGCTAGGCATTCTTTTGCAACTTCCATTACACTTACAAATGGAGTACCAATTGAAAGTGTCAGTAAAATGTTAGGACATAAAAGTCTCAGAACTACGCAGCACTATGCAAAAGTTTTAGATAAACGTGTTAGCGATGATATGGCAAATTTAAAGCAGAAATTTATCTCCCAACCTTTTGCGAAAAGTTCTTAA
- a CDS encoding AraC family transcriptional regulator: MDNYTTKQKIKSIYRMLLELINGNLSHRISLIGDDKQFNEIATMLNDVAEKIQNAEYLNPYINHQKLKTPGIDHATSLIQKVQEYILDHLEAPLPSTKELSEMFDTNEFTLKEYFRNLLKTSVYQFYNDERLKKAHNLIQQTTLPLKQISFLCGFSNYTNFFKAFKKKYNYSPGEVKRIKG, translated from the coding sequence ATGGATAATTACACTACTAAACAAAAGATTAAATCAATTTATCGTATGCTATTAGAACTAATTAATGGCAACTTAAGTCATCGCATATCTTTAATCGGCGATGATAAACAATTTAACGAAATCGCAACTATGCTCAATGACGTAGCTGAAAAAATACAAAACGCCGAATATTTAAATCCTTATATCAATCATCAAAAATTAAAAACACCAGGCATAGATCATGCTACATCTTTAATCCAAAAAGTTCAGGAATACATTTTAGACCATCTGGAAGCACCACTTCCATCAACTAAGGAATTATCCGAAATGTTCGACACCAATGAATTTACACTAAAAGAGTATTTCAGGAATCTTCTTAAAACAAGTGTTTATCAGTTCTATAACGACGAAAGATTAAAAAAAGCCCATAACTTAATTCAACAAACAACTCTTCCGCTGAAACAAATTTCATTTTTGTGTGGTTTTAGTAACTACACAAACTTTTTCAAGGCATTTAAGAAAAAATACAATTATTCACCTGGCGAAGTGAAACGCATTAAGGGATAA
- a CDS encoding DoxX family protein, with product MKTSCLKKYVVEIISFLFLILFTYAAFSKLASYESFTIQLGQSPLLSAFAGWVAWFIPALEIVIALLLMFSRTRFFALTASFTLMTMFTAYIFIILNYSEFVPCSCGGILEKMTWQQHIYFNIVFCFLAAVAIILSLEKLPMQTNVWKIKYKLILLFISTLFAVGIVIVLFIKSEQIIHQENNFVRRYPPYLYNKAGQIDLKYGGFYFAGVVNDTIYLGNFAAPLTVLAISSNLKFTKQYKIQIDNYSLPFNGALVRVQPPYFFLTDGTIPCIFRGNTNTWTAKQLKGNKTYFSVFEPIDSITAAIRTRKPKTKESVLAKLIFSEKNNQLIANDKLLQKQIDGVFDCDGMLRYNPGTKTFVYTYFYRNEFIVTDGNLNISYRGNTIDTTKVAKLKIASLANGARKLAAPPLMVNKLSTVSGNQLFVNSKLRGRYESSKLWKQSSVIDVYNLNTKTYDYSFYVHNLDKVKPQAMFAYKNFVYFIFDNELVAYKYDGTVRQ from the coding sequence ATGAAAACTTCCTGTCTTAAAAAATACGTCGTTGAAATCATAAGCTTCTTGTTTCTGATCCTATTCACTTATGCCGCATTTAGCAAGCTCGCCAGTTATGAAAGCTTTACAATTCAACTCGGACAGTCTCCATTGCTTAGTGCGTTCGCAGGATGGGTTGCATGGTTTATTCCGGCTTTGGAAATAGTCATAGCGCTTCTTTTAATGTTCAGCAGAACCCGGTTTTTCGCTCTAACCGCTTCTTTTACCTTAATGACGATGTTCACGGCTTACATATTCATAATATTAAATTACAGCGAATTCGTTCCATGTTCATGTGGTGGAATACTTGAAAAAATGACATGGCAGCAGCATATATACTTTAATATTGTTTTTTGCTTTCTTGCGGCGGTAGCAATCATATTATCCTTAGAAAAACTTCCGATGCAGACCAATGTTTGGAAAATCAAATATAAATTGATCCTGTTATTTATATCCACGCTTTTTGCAGTAGGCATAGTCATTGTTCTTTTTATAAAATCAGAGCAGATCATCCATCAGGAAAACAACTTTGTCCGCAGATATCCACCATACCTGTACAATAAAGCCGGTCAAATCGATTTAAAATACGGAGGATTCTATTTCGCAGGCGTTGTAAACGATACAATTTATCTGGGGAATTTTGCCGCTCCATTAACGGTTTTGGCTATAAGCAGTAATTTGAAATTTACAAAGCAGTACAAAATACAGATTGATAATTATAGCCTGCCCTTCAATGGTGCACTGGTTCGTGTTCAGCCACCTTACTTTTTCCTAACTGATGGTACAATCCCATGTATATTTAGAGGAAATACTAATACTTGGACTGCAAAGCAGTTAAAGGGTAACAAGACTTATTTTTCTGTATTCGAACCTATTGATTCTATTACCGCTGCGATAAGAACGAGAAAGCCAAAAACAAAAGAAAGCGTACTTGCTAAACTCATATTCTCAGAAAAGAATAATCAGCTCATTGCTAATGATAAATTGCTACAGAAACAGATTGATGGCGTTTTCGACTGTGATGGTATGTTGCGGTATAATCCCGGCACTAAGACTTTTGTTTACACCTATTTCTATCGAAATGAATTCATTGTTACCGACGGGAACCTGAATATTTCTTATCGGGGAAATACAATCGATACTACTAAGGTTGCTAAACTAAAGATAGCATCCTTAGCGAACGGCGCAAGGAAACTGGCAGCACCACCTTTAATGGTAAATAAATTAAGTACAGTTTCTGGTAATCAGCTTTTTGTAAATTCCAAATTGCGGGGTCGTTACGAATCATCAAAACTCTGGAAACAGTCCTCAGTAATTGATGTATATAACCTCAACACTAAGACATATGATTACAGTTTCTATGTACATAATCTCGATAAAGTAAAACCGCAGGCCATGTTCGCCTACAAGAACTTTGTTTACTTCATTTTTGACAACGAACTGGTAGCCTATAAGTATGATGGCACAGTAAGACAATAA
- a CDS encoding S9 family peptidase, with the protein MACGRYRNRNYLLTQICFLKMPAIKSKVVFIIFFVFVSCSVMGQVSHKKNLTEADYHLWGTLQINTVSAKGDWVSYTNSYENGLDTLFVRNSTATKTFTFPKGRDGRFAKDNWFACLLPEKKLLLADLRTNRQRELPDVVQYAFSNDGRVLVTLNAKQQLNIGKPDGSATDVIESVTGFYLNNGGTAMVYTIAKEKGSLHYCPLDGINEHFKMLANEAGCTFESVLWDAKGNAFSFVKRYPDDSDIRNGRNLNLYRLKEGNYFSFDANNYAEIKKQSTLTDLFWNRFSIAVDGKRVFFYMTDEGEDNFDNPIVQVWNGSAPRTYRQVEVEGSFEKTPKCVVWFPDSGKFRPLTDSHQPKVLLNGDMRFALSYNPAGKRPQFTMLSKTDWYISDIEKGGKKIFLENHVCDMTEIIPSAGGKYIAYRRDNDWWAYEISTGRHFNMTKQLPFSVINDAYDYSGQKPAYGVAGWTANDQQVLLYDEFDLWLVDLNGMKCKRLTMGREKQIEFRLAYGLGVTERISNFDGYVSPLIDLTKVLYLKAKSKVTKQMGYYRWNGREEPVIFADKLINQFGFTKESSNFYCRVQDFDESPSVVCIGKAGALKTVAKTNTQQSNYYWSKARPIDYRNSKNQLLQAVLHYPANYDELKKYPMVVYIYEKRSQYIHDYINPTLYNGGGINITNLTSQGYFVLEPDIEYEMDNVGLYATDCVVSATKAVINMGMIQTDRIALHGHSFGGYEASFIATQTTIFATVIVGASITDAVMWYNSLGWNSGKTEAWRFEDYQSRMSTSFYENKDAYLKNSPIMFADKITAPMLIWTGEADRHVHYFQSVQLYNALRRLGKKEIMLIYPENRHVLTVAKQQADFTHKYEEWLSYYLKGTAPAEWMKKEVN; encoded by the coding sequence ATGGCTTGTGGCCGGTACCGCAATCGGAATTACTTATTAACCCAAATTTGCTTCCTCAAAATGCCGGCTATTAAAAGTAAAGTAGTTTTCATTATTTTTTTTGTGTTTGTTTCCTGCTCCGTAATGGGGCAGGTTTCACACAAAAAGAACCTTACGGAAGCTGATTACCACTTGTGGGGAACGCTTCAGATAAATACGGTATCGGCAAAGGGAGATTGGGTTAGTTATACCAACTCCTACGAAAATGGACTTGATACCTTATTTGTGCGAAACAGTACGGCAACCAAAACTTTTACTTTCCCTAAAGGAAGAGACGGAAGGTTTGCTAAGGACAATTGGTTTGCCTGTTTGCTGCCCGAAAAGAAATTGCTGTTGGCTGACCTGCGAACTAATAGACAGAGAGAACTACCGGATGTCGTTCAATATGCTTTTTCGAATGACGGCAGGGTGTTGGTAACTTTAAATGCGAAACAGCAATTAAACATTGGAAAACCTGACGGAAGTGCTACTGATGTTATTGAAAGTGTTACCGGTTTCTATCTTAACAACGGAGGTACAGCAATGGTCTATACTATTGCTAAAGAAAAGGGGTCATTGCATTATTGCCCTTTGGACGGTATTAACGAACATTTTAAAATGCTTGCCAACGAGGCGGGCTGTACTTTTGAAAGTGTACTTTGGGATGCAAAAGGGAATGCTTTTTCGTTTGTAAAAAGATATCCTGATGATAGTGATATCAGAAACGGCAGAAACCTAAATCTGTATCGCTTAAAGGAAGGTAACTATTTTTCATTTGATGCGAATAACTATGCTGAAATTAAAAAGCAAAGTACCCTAACTGATTTGTTTTGGAATCGTTTTTCTATTGCTGTTGATGGGAAGCGGGTTTTCTTTTATATGACCGATGAAGGAGAGGATAACTTTGACAATCCGATTGTACAGGTTTGGAATGGCAGTGCGCCGCGGACTTACAGGCAGGTTGAAGTTGAAGGAAGCTTTGAGAAGACTCCGAAATGTGTAGTATGGTTTCCCGATTCGGGAAAATTTAGACCATTAACAGACAGCCACCAGCCTAAAGTACTATTGAACGGAGATATGCGTTTTGCCCTATCCTACAATCCGGCGGGTAAAAGGCCACAGTTTACGATGCTGAGTAAAACCGATTGGTACATTTCGGATATTGAGAAAGGCGGGAAAAAGATATTTTTGGAAAACCACGTTTGCGATATGACTGAAATCATTCCGTCAGCAGGTGGAAAATACATTGCTTACAGAAGGGACAATGATTGGTGGGCATATGAAATTTCTACGGGCCGGCATTTCAATATGACTAAGCAGCTACCCTTTAGTGTAATAAATGATGCTTATGATTATTCCGGGCAGAAGCCTGCTTATGGTGTGGCGGGATGGACTGCAAATGACCAACAAGTACTACTTTACGATGAATTTGATTTGTGGTTGGTAGATCTGAATGGAATGAAGTGTAAAAGGCTCACTATGGGAAGGGAAAAGCAGATTGAATTCAGGCTTGCTTATGGATTGGGCGTGACTGAGAGAATTTCGAATTTTGACGGGTATGTAAGTCCGCTAATTGATTTAACGAAAGTCCTTTACTTAAAGGCAAAATCGAAAGTAACAAAGCAGATGGGTTACTATCGCTGGAACGGAAGAGAGGAGCCTGTTATCTTTGCGGACAAACTCATTAATCAATTTGGCTTTACCAAAGAAAGTAGCAATTTTTATTGCAGGGTGCAGGATTTTGATGAATCACCTTCCGTTGTATGTATCGGTAAAGCGGGTGCCCTTAAGACCGTAGCAAAAACAAATACCCAGCAATCTAATTATTATTGGAGTAAAGCCAGACCGATTGATTATCGCAATTCAAAAAATCAGTTACTGCAGGCCGTTTTGCATTATCCTGCCAACTATGACGAGTTGAAAAAATACCCGATGGTGGTTTATATTTATGAAAAGCGGAGTCAGTATATCCATGACTACATTAATCCGACTTTATACAATGGTGGTGGAATAAATATAACGAACCTTACGTCTCAGGGATATTTCGTTTTAGAGCCGGATATTGAGTATGAAATGGACAATGTGGGATTATATGCTACAGATTGCGTAGTCTCAGCTACTAAAGCAGTCATCAACATGGGAATGATACAGACTGACAGGATAGCTCTTCATGGACATTCTTTTGGTGGTTATGAAGCATCCTTTATTGCAACACAAACTACTATTTTTGCAACGGTGATTGTTGGTGCCAGTATAACTGATGCAGTAATGTGGTATAATTCTCTGGGCTGGAACTCGGGAAAGACAGAAGCGTGGCGTTTTGAAGATTACCAGTCGCGTATGAGTACCTCTTTTTATGAAAATAAGGATGCCTACCTTAAAAATTCCCCTATTATGTTTGCCGATAAAATAACAGCGCCGATGTTGATTTGGACAGGAGAAGCAGACCGGCATGTGCATTATTTTCAAAGTGTGCAGCTCTATAATGCGTTGCGCCGCCTTGGTAAAAAGGAAATTATGCTGATTTATCCGGAAAACCGGCACGTCTTAACGGTAGCAAAGCAGCAGGCGGATTTTACGCATAAATATGAGGAGTGGCTTTCGTATTATTTAAAAGGAACAGCACCTGCGGAATGGATGAAGAAAGAAGTAAATTGA
- a CDS encoding RagB/SusD family nutrient uptake outer membrane protein — protein MKNTQSIFSKLMAPVLLSLILFLGVSCDSFVDLPPPNSQLTGVTVFADNTTATAAMKDIYAKMRDSGILSGRSLALSNLMGQYTDELQCFQTGVTTAEPFYNNALNAANTPVQDMWGTTYNHIYAANAVIAGVSASTGLSTAQKNQLTGEALFVRALLHSYLAGAFGSCPYITTTDYLQNSVVHRLPKDQVYLQCITDLLQAETLLTPAYVGDNRVRPNVFAVKALLARLYLYNGQWAEASNAASAVINETATYVWEPDLNKVFLKGCKTTIWQFAAGGGFANTQEGALFIFNAGPPPTVSLSPTLYNAFEPGDQRKVKWTRTITNGTTTWYHAYKYKQGGGTTASTEYSIVLRLAEQYLIRAEARAQQGDFINAKQDLNFIRSSAGLGDTAAVTGTEILDAILQERRFELFTEQGHRFFDLQRNGKLDAVLTPVKPGWNTTDGLWPVPQSELLINPNLLPQNAGY, from the coding sequence ATGAAAAACACACAATCTATATTTAGTAAATTGATGGCACCTGTACTATTGTCCCTGATTCTATTTTTGGGGGTTTCCTGCGATTCATTCGTAGATTTGCCACCACCAAATTCGCAACTTACCGGTGTAACGGTTTTTGCTGATAATACTACTGCAACCGCTGCCATGAAAGACATTTATGCCAAGATGCGTGACAGCGGAATTTTGAGCGGAAGATCATTGGCACTGTCGAACCTCATGGGGCAGTATACTGATGAACTGCAATGCTTTCAGACAGGAGTTACTACTGCAGAACCCTTTTATAACAATGCCCTAAATGCGGCTAATACACCAGTGCAGGATATGTGGGGCACGACCTATAATCATATCTATGCTGCAAATGCTGTTATTGCAGGAGTTAGTGCCTCGACAGGACTTAGTACCGCACAGAAAAACCAATTAACAGGTGAAGCTTTGTTTGTGCGCGCTTTGCTGCATTCCTACCTTGCAGGTGCTTTTGGGAGCTGCCCGTATATTACAACGACCGACTATTTACAAAACAGCGTTGTTCACCGACTACCTAAAGACCAGGTCTATTTGCAATGTATTACAGATTTACTGCAAGCTGAAACCCTGCTGACTCCTGCTTATGTTGGCGACAATCGCGTTAGACCAAACGTATTTGCAGTGAAAGCTTTATTAGCGAGATTATACCTCTATAATGGCCAGTGGGCTGAAGCAAGCAATGCGGCTTCGGCTGTTATCAATGAAACGGCAACCTATGTTTGGGAACCCGATTTGAACAAAGTTTTCCTGAAGGGATGTAAAACTACCATTTGGCAGTTTGCGGCTGGTGGGGGATTCGCCAATACACAGGAGGGTGCCTTGTTCATTTTTAATGCAGGACCGCCACCGACGGTTTCTTTGAGCCCTACCTTATATAATGCGTTTGAGCCAGGCGACCAAAGAAAAGTGAAATGGACCCGGACCATAACCAATGGAACAACTACCTGGTACCATGCCTACAAATATAAGCAAGGTGGTGGCACAACGGCTTCGACGGAATACTCGATAGTTTTAAGACTTGCTGAACAATACCTGATTAGAGCTGAAGCACGGGCACAGCAGGGAGATTTTATCAATGCGAAACAAGACCTGAACTTTATCCGCAGTTCGGCAGGACTTGGTGATACTGCGGCTGTAACCGGCACTGAAATTCTGGATGCCATATTACAGGAGCGAAGATTTGAGCTGTTCACGGAACAAGGCCACCGCTTTTTTGATTTGCAGCGGAACGGGAAATTAGATGCTGTTTTAACTCCTGTTAAGCCGGGATGGAATACTACGGATGGCTTGTGGCCGGTACCGCAATCGGAATTACTTATTAACCCAAATTTGCTTCCTCAAAATGCCGGCTATTAA